In Rhodoligotrophos defluvii, the following proteins share a genomic window:
- a CDS encoding retropepsin-like aspartic protease family protein, producing MIGWLGIGILALAAIILILVDDPGGAIGITDADFARLASAAALLLVIGLPLLWSYRGRINVAAQHIATWLFIALVLLIAYTYRFELSAIGQRLAGELVPGLPATRTVSVGGADQQIVTIRADASGHFNLHAEINGHPLAMLLDTGATTVTLSYEDAQRVGINPADLYFNVPVDTANGRSRAAEVRLQSVSVGGISVPGLRALVTQPGAMRGSLLGMNFLRSLGAFEFRGSELVLRP from the coding sequence ATGATCGGCTGGCTCGGCATAGGCATTCTCGCGCTGGCCGCCATCATCCTCATCCTGGTGGATGACCCTGGCGGCGCCATTGGCATCACCGATGCGGATTTCGCGCGCCTCGCCTCGGCTGCAGCCCTGCTGCTGGTCATCGGCCTGCCGCTCTTGTGGTCCTATCGCGGCAGAATCAACGTGGCGGCCCAGCACATCGCCACATGGCTGTTCATCGCGCTGGTCTTGCTCATCGCCTATACCTACCGTTTCGAGCTTTCGGCCATTGGCCAGCGCCTCGCGGGCGAGCTGGTGCCGGGCTTGCCGGCGACCCGGACCGTCTCGGTTGGCGGCGCGGACCAGCAGATCGTCACGATCCGGGCCGACGCCAGCGGCCATTTCAACCTGCATGCGGAGATCAACGGCCATCCCCTCGCCATGCTGCTCGACACGGGCGCGACGACCGTCACCCTCTCCTATGAAGACGCGCAGAGGGTCGGCATCAATCCGGCCGATCTCTATTTCAATGTACCGGTGGATACGGCCAACGGCCGGTCGCGCGCCGCTGAAGTGCGGCTGCAGTCGGTATCGGTGGGCGGGATCTCGGTGCCGGGCCTGCGCGCGCTGGTGACCCAGCCCGGCGCCATGCGCGGCAGCCTGCTCGGCATGAATTTCCTGCGCAGCCTCGGCGCCTTCGAGTTTCGCGGAAGCGAACTGGTGCTGCGCCCATGA
- a CDS encoding DUF1289 domain-containing protein has protein sequence MDETIIETPCVKVCVLDLETGLCIGCGRSRDEIGGWLALSRDERRAVMAELPARLVSMAAERRRKGGARARRALLQAEADRP, from the coding sequence ATGGACGAGACCATCATCGAGACCCCATGCGTGAAGGTGTGCGTGCTCGATCTCGAGACCGGCCTGTGTATCGGCTGTGGCCGCAGCCGCGATGAGATCGGCGGGTGGCTCGCCTTGTCGCGGGATGAGCGGCGGGCGGTGATGGCCGAATTGCCGGCGCGGCTCGTGTCCATGGCCGCGGAGCGCCGGCGCAAGGGCGGCGCAAGAGCCCGGCGGGCCTTGTTGCAGGCGGAGGCCGATCGCCCATGA